The stretch of DNA GAATTTTTTAATAAATTAAAAGAAAATAATATAAAAATAGGACTTGCTACAAGTAATTCCTTACCATTATTAGAAGCTACATTAAAAAATAATAATCTATATGATTACTTCGATGCTATAACTGTTACTGATGAAGTAAAGAAAAGTAAAGCTAATCCTGATATATATTTACTTGCAGCTGAAAAACTAAATATATCTCCTAAAGATTGCATTGTTTTTGAAGATATTGTTCAAGCTGTTAATGGAGCTAAATTAGCTGGAATGAAAGTAGTTGCAATATATGATAAATCATCAGAAAACCAAAAAGAAGACCTTATTAGCTTAGCTGATAAATATATATATGATTATACTGAACTATTATAGTAAAAACCCTCTTAGTAGAAAACTAAGAGGGTTTTTAGCTTTAAATTATAATATTTATATTAAGTAAATAAAACTTCTATTATATATTACTATTTTCTAGTAACTCCATATTTGCCTTCTAATTCCTTAACAACATCTAAATACTTTCTTTGTTGTCTTTCTTGAATT from Clostridium chauvoei encodes:
- a CDS encoding HAD family hydrolase — encoded protein: MMHNIKAAIFDLDGTLVDSMWVWEQIDIDYLSSKGHKVPDGIKDEISHLSFNDTALYFKNRFSIEDSVDEIINCWNVMALDYYSNKIKLKKGVLEFFNKLKENNIKIGLATSNSLPLLEATLKNNNLYDYFDAITVTDEVKKSKANPDIYLLAAEKLNISPKDCIVFEDIVQAVNGAKLAGMKVVAIYDKSSENQKEDLISLADKYIYDYTELL